Proteins from one Telopea speciosissima isolate NSW1024214 ecotype Mountain lineage chromosome 1, Tspe_v1, whole genome shotgun sequence genomic window:
- the LOC122664439 gene encoding UDP-glucuronate 4-epimerase 3 produces MSQLKPILHLDNIPSTPGKFKMDKSSYIYRLRWHSSLAKLAFWSFLFLGLILIFFLRSPPSSPSSDPSRRSLRTSNWGGPAWEKRVRSSARVRSRNGLSVLVTGAAGFVGTHVSAALKRRGDGVLGLDSFNDYYEPSLKRARQALLERTGVFVVEGDINDSALLRKLFDVVAFTHVMHLAAQAGVRYAMQNPGSYVHSNIAGLVNLLEVCKSANPQPAIVWASSSSVYGLNSKVPFSERDRTDQPASLYAATKKAGEEIAHTYNHIYGLSVTGLRFFTVYGPWGRPDMAYFFFTKDILKGKPIPIFEAPDHGTVARDFTYIDDIVKGCLASLDTAEKSTGSGGKKRGPAQLRVFNLGNTSPVPVTDLVSILEKLLKVKAKRMMLKMPRNGDVQFTHANISLAQRELGYKPTTDLQTGLKKFVRWYLSYYASSRKKASG; encoded by the coding sequence ATGTCGCAGCTGAAGCCGATTTTACATCTCGACAACATTCCATCGACGCCTGGTAAGTTCAAGATGGACAAATCGTCTTACATTTATCGGCTTCGGTGGCATTCTTCGCTAGCAAAGCTTGCCTTCTGgtcctttcttttccttggcctgattctcatcttcttcctccgatctcctccttcttctccatcttctgatCCCTCTCGCCGATCTCTTCGTACCTCCAACTGGGGCGGCCCAGCCTGGGAGAAGCGTGTCCGCTCCTCTGCCCGTGTTCGCTCACGCAACGGCCTTTCTGTACTAGTCACTGGTGCTGCAGGATTCGTTGGTACCCATGTGTCAGCCGCATTGAAGCGCCGGGGCGATGGTGTCCTTGGCCTTGACAGTTTCAATGACTACTATGAACCATCACTTAAGCGAGCTCGCCAGGCCCTCCTTGAGCGTACCGGAGTGTTCGTTGTTGAGGGAGATATTAATGATTCCGCTCTTCTTCGCAAACTGTTTGATGTCGTCGCATTCACCCACGTCATGCACCTCGCGGCTCAGGCAGGCGTAAGGTACGCAATGCAGAATCCGGGTTCCTATGTACACAGCAACATTGCCGGGCTCGTTAACTTGCTTGAGGTCTGCAAGTCTGCCAATCCACAGCCTGCAATCGTCTGGGCTTCGTCGAGTTCGGTTTATGGTCTCAATTCCAAGGTGCCATTTTCAGAAAGAGACCGAACGGACCAGCCTGCTAGCCTCTATGCCGCTACTAAGAAGGCTGGCGAAGAGATTGCCCACACCTACAACCACATCTATGGCTTGTCGGTTACTGGGTTGCGCTTCTTCACGGTTTATGGGCCTTGGGGTCGACCTGACATGGCATATTTCTTCTTTACCAAAGATATTCTTAAGGGGAAGCCGATTCCGATCTTCGAGGCCCCTGACCATGGGACGGTTGCGAGGGACTTCACTTACATCGATGACATAGTGAAGGGATGTTTGGCATCGTTGGACACTGCCGAGAAGAGCACTGGCAGTGGTGGAAAGAAGAGGGGGCCTGCACAATTACGCGTATTCAATCTAGGAAACACTTCACCGGTACCCGTCACCGATCTCGTGAGCATATTGGAGAAGTTGTTGAAGGTTAAGGCCAAACGGATGATGTTGAAGATGCCTAGGAATGGAGATGTGCAGTTCACTCATGCGAACATAAGCTTGGCACAAAGGGAGCTTGGCTACAAGCCCACGACGGATCTGCAGACGGGGTTGAAGAAGTTCGTCCGGTGGTACCTCAGTTACTATGCAAGTTCTAGGAAGAAGGCTTCTGggtga